The genomic interval GGTGCTGGCGTTCATGCGAGGCGACCTCATCTTCGTGTTCAACTTCTCTCCGACACAATCATTCACCGACTATGGCTTCCTCGTACCAACAGGCTCTTACGATGTGGTGCTCAATACCGATGCCACAAAGTTTGGTGGTCATGGCTTCGCAGATGATACGGTGACTCACTTCACCAACTACGACGAACTGTATGTGAAAGACCACAAAGAGTGGCTTAAACTCTATATTCCAGCACGTTCGGCTGTGGTACTGAAGAAAAACTGATAATAGCAGATGAACCGTAGGAATACAAATAACAACAATGGCACAATCGTCATCCAGGCGATGTGTGCCATTGTGTTTGCTGTCTTCTCTATTGCGTGGCTTTACTGGTTCCAAGCTGATGTCTTGGCTGTCACCCAACATGTATTCAGCAACGGAATGACAAGTTACAAAGACGGAATAGGAGCAATAGTTATCACCATCGTTCTGATGCTGTTGCAAATGCTTGTATTCTTTTTCGTCCGCTTGCGGAAACGCAGCCATGCGCTCACTTATCTGCCTTCAATGCTGCTGCTTGCTATCCTTGGCGATTTTCAGGAGTCAGCAGCTGGCTTCAACCATAAGTGGTTCTGGCTACTACCGCTAATCCTTGCTCTATGGGGAGTGGCTTTGTGGTTTGCAAAGCAGATGTTCCCCTATGGTTCCGCTAACGAACGCTATGGGCTGTTCTCGCGCTTCATGTGGTGTAACATACTCATCATGGTTCTTATGATGATAGGCGTAGGCGTAACGACAAATACTAATGCCGTGTTCCATTATAGAGCACATGTTGACCGCTGCATAGTGAAAGGCAATCTTGACGAAGCCCTTCGTACAGGAAAGCAGTCGCTTGAGACTGACGCAAGCCTCACCATGCTACGTGCCTATGCATTGTCGTTGCGCGAAGAGATGGGCGAACGTCTCTTCGAGTATCCTGTAGCAGGAACATCACAGGCATTACTGCCACTATGGGGCGAGTCAAGGACTTATTTCCTGAGACGCAGCACCATCTATCGACACATGGGAGCCGTTCCTGTAGGCATTTCAAATCTGTATCGTTATTGCGACCTGCTCGAACGCGACTCATTGGCAAAGCCTTGTGTGGCTCACTATCGTCTGTGCGGACTGCTCATTGACAAAAAGCTCGACGAGTTTGCAGAGCATGTAGCGAGATATTATCCAGAACTCACATCGCTGCCTAAACATTATCGTGAGGCGCTGACGCTTTATGTGCATCGCCGCTCTAACCCAATAGTTGAATTTCATGACCCAGTGATGGAGGAAGACTGGAAGAACTTTCAGGAGCTCGATGAAGCCTATCCAGACCCGATGGCTCGTAAGGGCATAAGGCAGGAACGATATGCAACATCTTACTGGTACTATTATTTATATAATAAATAGGTGATAAAAAGTATAAACTCAA from Prevotella sp. E13-27 carries:
- a CDS encoding DUF6057 family protein encodes the protein MNRRNTNNNNGTIVIQAMCAIVFAVFSIAWLYWFQADVLAVTQHVFSNGMTSYKDGIGAIVITIVLMLLQMLVFFFVRLRKRSHALTYLPSMLLLAILGDFQESAAGFNHKWFWLLPLILALWGVALWFAKQMFPYGSANERYGLFSRFMWCNILIMVLMMIGVGVTTNTNAVFHYRAHVDRCIVKGNLDEALRTGKQSLETDASLTMLRAYALSLREEMGERLFEYPVAGTSQALLPLWGESRTYFLRRSTIYRHMGAVPVGISNLYRYCDLLERDSLAKPCVAHYRLCGLLIDKKLDEFAEHVARYYPELTSLPKHYREALTLYVHRRSNPIVEFHDPVMEEDWKNFQELDEAYPDPMARKGIRQERYATSYWYYYLYNK